One part of the Arabidopsis thaliana chromosome 1 sequence genome encodes these proteins:
- a CDS encoding transmembrane protein, putative (DUF1218): MFILQAPHHHHQQHSRHSGSGCRRSPSDGAFAEGVAAMVLLFIVHVLANVLGGCTYIRSKQDFKRATANKILAVAFLVLSWIFFVVSYSTLMIGTLANSRTNRLCSLPHRWFFLIGGIFCLGHGVVTSAYYVSAIAAKKEDKENAQQENLANRSRA; encoded by the exons ATGTTTATCCTTCAGGcacctcatcatcatcatcaacaacattcaAGACATTCAGGTTCTGGATGTCGAAGAAGCCCCAGCGATGGAGCATTTGCTGAGGGAGTAGCTGCAATGGTGCTTCTGTTTATTGTCCATGTCCTAGCTAATGTGCTTGGAGGCTGCACTTACATTCGCTCTAAGCAAGATTTCAAAAGAGCAACGGCGAACAAGATACTCGCTGTGGCTTTCCTTGTTCTCTCCTG gatcttttttgttgtcagcTACTCAACGCTAATGATAGGAACATTAGCCAACTCGAGAACGAATCGACTCTGCAGCTTGCCACATCgttggttttttcttattggagGCATATTTTGTCTAGGACATGGAGTGGTGACTTCAGCATATTATGTTTCAGCAATTGCTgctaaaaaagaagacaaagagaatGCGCAACAAGAAAATCTAGCAAATAGAAGCCGCGCATAA
- a CDS encoding transmembrane protein, putative (DUF1218) (Protein of unknown function (DUF1218); FUNCTIONS IN: molecular_function unknown; INVOLVED IN: biological_process unknown; LOCATED IN: endomembrane system; CONTAINS InterPro DOMAIN/s: Protein of unknown function DUF1218 (InterPro:IPR009606); BEST Arabidopsis thaliana protein match is: Protein of unknown function (DUF1218) (TAIR:AT4G21310.1); Has 30201 Blast hits to 17322 proteins in 780 species: Archae - 12; Bacteria - 1396; Metazoa - 17338; Fungi - 3422; Plants - 5037; Viruses - 0; Other Eukaryotes - 2996 (source: NCBI BLink).), whose translation MESELGFLVSVVIICADITATVLGIEAEIAQSKAPHHHHQQHSRHSGSGCRRSPSDGAFAEGVAAMVLLFIVHVLANVLGGCTYIRSKQDFKRATANKILAVAFLVLSWIFFVVSYSTLMIGTLANSRTNRLCSLPHRWFFLIGGIFCLGHGVVTSAYYVSAIAAKKEDKENAQQENLANRSRA comes from the exons ATGGAAAGTGAACTTGGGTTCTTGGTTTCTGTTGTGATCATATGTGCAGACATTACAGCTACAGTCCTCGGGATCGAAGCCGAGATTGCTCAAAGCAAG GcacctcatcatcatcatcaacaacattcaAGACATTCAGGTTCTGGATGTCGAAGAAGCCCCAGCGATGGAGCATTTGCTGAGGGAGTAGCTGCAATGGTGCTTCTGTTTATTGTCCATGTCCTAGCTAATGTGCTTGGAGGCTGCACTTACATTCGCTCTAAGCAAGATTTCAAAAGAGCAACGGCGAACAAGATACTCGCTGTGGCTTTCCTTGTTCTCTCCTG gatcttttttgttgtcagcTACTCAACGCTAATGATAGGAACATTAGCCAACTCGAGAACGAATCGACTCTGCAGCTTGCCACATCgttggttttttcttattggagGCATATTTTGTCTAGGACATGGAGTGGTGACTTCAGCATATTATGTTTCAGCAATTGCTgctaaaaaagaagacaaagagaatGCGCAACAAGAAAATCTAGCAAATAGAAGCCGCGCATAA
- a CDS encoding transmembrane protein, putative (DUF1218), whose translation MNQGKMESELGFLVSVVIICADITATVLGIEAEIAQSKAPHHHHQQHSRHSGSGCRRSPSDGAFAEGVAAMVLLFIVHVLANVLGGCTYIRSKQDFKRATANKILAVAFLVLSWIFFVVSYSTLMIGTLANSRTNRLCSLPHRWFFLIGGIFCLGHGVVTSAYYVSAIAAKKEDKENAQQENLANRSRA comes from the exons AAGGAAAAATGGAAAGTGAACTTGGGTTCTTGGTTTCTGTTGTGATCATATGTGCAGACATTACAGCTACAGTCCTCGGGATCGAAGCCGAGATTGCTCAAAGCAAG GcacctcatcatcatcatcaacaacattcaAGACATTCAGGTTCTGGATGTCGAAGAAGCCCCAGCGATGGAGCATTTGCTGAGGGAGTAGCTGCAATGGTGCTTCTGTTTATTGTCCATGTCCTAGCTAATGTGCTTGGAGGCTGCACTTACATTCGCTCTAAGCAAGATTTCAAAAGAGCAACGGCGAACAAGATACTCGCTGTGGCTTTCCTTGTTCTCTCCTG gatcttttttgttgtcagcTACTCAACGCTAATGATAGGAACATTAGCCAACTCGAGAACGAATCGACTCTGCAGCTTGCCACATCgttggttttttcttattggagGCATATTTTGTCTAGGACATGGAGTGGTGACTTCAGCATATTATGTTTCAGCAATTGCTgctaaaaaagaagacaaagagaatGCGCAACAAGAAAATCTAGCAAATAGAAGCCGCGCATAA